The region GATGAGAACGGGCTTACGGAAGTGAACTCGCCGGTGCTGGTGCGCGATGAGGCGATGTATGGCACGGATAAACTGCCAAAGTTCGGCGAAGACAGCTATCAAACGACCAATGGTTGGTGGCTGGTGCCGACCTCCGAAGTGCCGCTGACCTATTCCGTGGGCGGCGACACCTTGGAGCAAAGCGCCCTGCCCATTCGTCTCACCGCGCATACGCTCTGCTTCCGTTCCGAGGCAGGCAGTGCGGGCCGTGACACCGCAGGCATGCTGCGTCAGCACCAGTTCGAGAAGGTCGAGATGGTGTCGATCACACACCCCGACGAAAGCGATGCGGAGCAGCAGCGCATGGTGGGCTGTGCCGAGGGTATCTTGGAAAAACTGGGCGTTCCTTACCGCACGGTGATCCTCTGTACCGGCGACATGGGTTTTGGCGCGCGCCGCACCTATGACATCGAGGCTTGGGTGCCGGGACAGAATTGCTACCGCGAGATTTCCTCGGTTTCGACCACGGGGGATTTCCAGGCGCGGCGAATGAACGCGCGGTTCAAGCCCGAGGGCGGTGGCAAGCCGCAGTTTGTGCATACGCTGAATGGCTCGGGTCTGGCGGTTGGGCGGTGCTTGATCGCTGTGCTGGAGAATGGCCAGCAAGCGGATGGCTCGGTGAAGCTGCCTGAGGCGCTTGCGCCGTATCTGGGGGGCAAGACGACCCTGACGGCTGAAGGTGTGTTGGCCTAAGGCTATCACAAGGCCCGGGATCAAGCCGCAGGCGCCGGGCCATCGCCTGCCCGCCCGTCACGCCAGAGGCGTGCCAATACATACTGGCGCACCTTTGGTGCGGCGGGTAGGCGATTTGGTGAGGCTGGGTGCGACATTGAAGACGCACATCATGGCCGAGATATGAAGTGGCATAAATCACGGTCAGGATCGCCGACCCGCGGGCAGGCGTTGGCCCTTGGTTGCCGTGGCGGGCCGACGCTCTAGGATTAGATGCATCGCAACACCCATCCCGCGAGGCCCCACTTGCCCAAATCATCCCGCACCTTGATCGCAGCCCTTGCGCTGCTTCTCAGCATCGCTTTCGCGGTTTCCCCGTTCTTCGTGCCAGGCTTCTCGGGCTTTGACCCCAACCAGTTCCCGATCCCGCAAGACAACCCGCCCGCACAGCCTGCGGGCTATGCCTTTTCGATCTGGGGCGTGATCTACCTCTGGCTGATTGTGGGGCTGGCTTACGGGCTGTTGCGTGCGCCACGGGATGCGCAATGGCATGACATGCGCGTGCCGCTGTGTCTGTCGCTGGCAGTGGGCACCACATGGCTTGCAGTCGCCGTCATGAGCCCTATCTGGGCG is a window of Sulfitobacter sp. W027 DNA encoding:
- the serS gene encoding serine--tRNA ligase, producing the protein MHDIRAIRDNPELFDAALARRGEAAMSEAVLSLDAARRAKIAAAETAKAEQNKASKEVGAAKAKGDEAEFDRLRALVSDKKAEVAAMQAEAQELDAKLTDMLARIPNNPAEDVPQGADENDNVEVKSWGDKPSFDFTPVEHYEIKGVKPGMDFETAAKTSGARFVMLKGAVARIHRALAQFMIDTHVDENGLTEVNSPVLVRDEAMYGTDKLPKFGEDSYQTTNGWWLVPTSEVPLTYSVGGDTLEQSALPIRLTAHTLCFRSEAGSAGRDTAGMLRQHQFEKVEMVSITHPDESDAEQQRMVGCAEGILEKLGVPYRTVILCTGDMGFGARRTYDIEAWVPGQNCYREISSVSTTGDFQARRMNARFKPEGGGKPQFVHTLNGSGLAVGRCLIAVLENGQQADGSVKLPEALAPYLGGKTTLTAEGVLA